TGCTGGCAGAAGTTCCACAGAGTGTGTGCTAGGCAAGGAGAGTATTGACCATTTCCTGTCTAGAGCACAAAACCCAGATGGAGGGAGGGGACGATGGAGGCCTGGCTCAGCCCTGCAGGACATGGAAAGAGGTCTTCCATCCTGTGAAAGGAGGTCCCTGGAGCGTGTGAGCTGGGGCTGGATAATGGGGTGTGTGTGGATGAGCATTCAGGATAAGCACATCCGATCACTTCTCTGTCTTTGGGGGTCCAAATTTAGAGCTGAGGAGGGAGCCCCAGGGGTACTTGGCCTGGCTGGCTTCCCTTGTCCAACTCTGTGTGTCTGCAGGAGCCCCTGCTATAGCTGTCTGCCCTGAAAAATGCTGGAGGCTGGGCAAGGCCAGAGGCCGGGAAACCAGTTTATCCTGTTTGCCAGAAGAGCTCCCTGCGGCAGATCCAGGCCTGTGCATTCATGAGTGAGGAACCTGAGCAGCCTCTGAGCATCCTGAAGGTGAGAGCAGGGCCTGGTCAGGTACAGGTGTGTGAGGTGGGTCTGCTggctgggaggctgggcaggTGCTGACATGTTGTCTAAGTGAATGAACTAAACCCAGGTTAGACTGAGGGAATCCTAAGGCCGCTGCCTTGCCCTGCTTCTTTGTTCCAGGGTGTGATGAATTCAGGCTTCGGTGTTGAGATTCAGCCCTTGATGTTGAGATTAGTTTTTCCAATTCTTGgcagtgtgaccttgaacaaacaGCTTAACTTCTATGGCAGTATCTACcaaggggtgggagtgggggattCATGAAGATGCTTAATGGAAGCTGCTCGGCCTTGACTGGCTACAACAGAGCAAGAAGAATAGCAGAGGAGACTCCAGGATGGGAAACTATGAATCAGAGATGGGCCAGGTAAAAGCATGTGACTCGCCTAAGACATCTGTAGGATGCCTTCCAGGCCTGTCCAGAGAAGGGCAAGGTCTTCTGGGCTCCTGCAGCTATTGAAGGAGGGATAGTCCAGGGGCAGGAGAAGGCCCTGGGCAGGGTGGGCCACCAGGAGAGCTACAGTGATCCCTGACCACCAAAGAGAAATCTTTATGTATCACTGTCCTCCTATAGGCCctctgaggagagagagaaaggagaggcaCCTCCATCAATCTCAGCTCCTCAGGGCTCTCACAACCTGTTGTGTTTCTTTAACTCATTGGctcattcattctctttcctgCAATAGCTGCTGTGATCAGGTCTCTTGCTGGGTCATAGGGACAGAAACCAGCCCTCAAGGAGCACCTAGCATGTATTGAGGTAGAGCTGGAAGGACCAATTAATTACTAACAAGACCTGAGGAACAGCCTGAGGAGGTGCCTGAGAGGGGAAGAGCTCCAGTCATGTGGTGACATTAGAAGAACCTGGAGCGTTGGGTAGGATGGGTGCAGTGTGTGTGGGTTCTGGAAAGAATTTCTAGACAGAAAGTACAGCATGAATAAAAGCAGGGATGCCTGGGAGGGCCCTCAAACAGCTCACATCTCTTTCCAGAATGGGAGCTCCTCAGGGTTGGGCCAGCCAGAACTGGGCACAATGGAGCCAATGAGTGGTGAGAGGGACCAGTGACAAAGTCTGGTGGAACAGTCCCTACAGAGCTCAGGGTGAGGGTCCAGGGCAGCAGGGATCAGGAGAGGCAAAAGGGAGGCCTGAGGGAgagggctggagacatagctaTCTTCCTAAAGTAGGGACTGGAGGCTAGGAAGATGGTCTCACAGTTGGTGAGTCAGCCTGTGGAGGGAGAGGGTGGGAAAGGTCAGTCTGGACCAGGGCCACAGTGATGGAGTCACCAGCTGGCCTGGAGGGTGGAGGCCAGGATGTCTTAAAACAGGTGGAAGGGGCAGCTCCCTCCGTTCACTGGGAGACAGGGAAGTCTCCACCCCTCCTCTCAGTGTCAGAGATTCCACCATTAGTTTCCAGCAGGAAATTTGGTGCAGGGCAATGGGCTGTTGACTAGGAAGGGATGCTGAGGGCCCTGACACCGCCTCTGAGGGGAGACAAGGCGGTCAGCACTAGAGCAGGAGCAGAGCAGCAGCATGGGAAGGACCAGGTGAGGAGGGAAGTTTGGAGGCTGTATTTCTCCAAGGCTGGGGGATTTGACCCATGAGAGGGCTGAGGTTCAGGAGGGTCTTCCCATCAGGGGCTCCTGCGATGATTTCCATCCTGCCTTCTGGGACTTTGGGGGGCATATCTTTGCCTTTCGGAGCAGGATACCTGTCCACTGCCTCCCAGCTGAGGGAGCTCTTACTGGTtacagggtggggtggggtggggtggaaagaGGAGGAAGGTGGCATCTGCCATCCAGGCAAGTGGAGCTCAGACCCCATGGGTATGACCCACACCCACAAGGGACAGAGTAGGGGAATGTCAGGATTGTGATGGTATGTAAAGAGAAACTAGCTGTGCCCAGAAGAGGCTAGATTTGTTCCATGAAAAAAGTTCCATTCTCTATCCCCGTCTCTTCCCTGGACTCTTTAGGAAGGTCACTGTCCCATCTGGTAGCCCCATAGGCTGAGGATCAGGACTGCTGGGTATAGATGTAGAAAGTGCCAGAATATAGGAATACCTAAAAAATATGTTGAATGATTGAGGAAGGAAATATGTCGGCCTCCCCAGAGACTGGGAAGATGAACCTAAGGAAGCCCTGGGATGCCTCCAAAGGAGCTGGGCTGCCCTGGCCAGAGACCCCTGAGCAGGCAGAGGGCACTTGGTGTGCACTGGATCCATACAGCCTTGAAGGCCCCTTCCCATGTACATGAAATGATCCCCCTCTGCAACCCCAGATCCTCATGTTCCAAAGCTCAGAATCCTAGTTTCAAACCTTCTGATCTGGAGCTTGCAGAGCAGGaacagtaccttttttttttttttttcttaagacatATGGCCTTTGTCACACCCACTCAACTCTGTAAACTGATGGGTATTGTTGTGTTCCAATAAAGCTAAAACTCTActtccaaaaaaaacaaaaacagtgggCTACAGGCCATTTGCCAACTTTtgttgtgaattttaaaattacatgagGCTGATATCCAAGGATCTGAAGCATTCTTGAGGTttcagggtttggagacttggagTCCAGGGAGAGCTGCTAACcagatagggggaaaaaaacaacaatgccCTTGAACCTAGGCAAATCTTAACAAGGGAATCTGTGAGCCCTCTGTGTCTGTCCTGGCCTTGGTCAGGGGCGCCAGTCAGGCATTCCCACAGAGCCCGAGCCCTAACCCTGATGGCGGTCCTCTTAACCCTCCCTTCCTCGCAGGGTGATGGAGGTGGGCCTGGACCTCTGGAATGACACCGTCAATGACACCTGGGATGGGGATGAGCTGGGCTACAGGTGCCGCTTCAACGAGGACTTCAAATACGTGCTGCTGCCTGTGTCCTACGGCGTAGTGTGCGTGCTTGGGCTGTGTCTGAACGTCGTGGCGCTCTACATCTTCTTGTGCCGCCTCAAGACCTGGAACGCCTCCACCACGTACATGTTCCACCTGGCTGTGTCCGACGCTCTGTACGCGGCTTCCCTGCCGCTGCTGGTTTATTACTATGCCCGCGGCGATCACTGGCCCTTCAGCACGGTGCTCTGCAAGCTGGTGCGCTTTCTCTTCTACACCAACCTCTACTGCAGCATCCTCTTCCTCACCTGCATCAGCATTCACCGGTGCTTGGGGGTCCTGCGCCCTCTGCGCTCCCTGCGCTGGGGCCGGGCCCGCTACGCCCGCCGGGTGGCAGCGCTGGTGTGGGTGTTGGTGCTGGCCTGCCAGGCACCCGTGCTCTACTTTGTCACCACCAGCGCACGTGGGAGCCGCATCACCTGCCATGACACCTCGGCCCCTGAGCTCTTTAGCCACTTTGTGGCCTACAGCTCGGTCATGCTAGGTCTGCTTTTCGCCGTGCCCTTTGCCACCATCCTGGTCTGTTACGTGCTCATGGCACGGCGGCTGCTTCAGCCAGCTTATGGGAGCACAGGAGGCTTGCCGCGGGCCAAGCGCAAGTCGGTGCGCACCATTGCCCTGGTGCTGGCTGTCTTCgccctctgcttcctgccttTCCACGTCACCCGCACCCTCTACTACTCCTTCCGCTCGCTTGACCTCAGCTGCCACACCCTCAATGCCATCAACATGGCATATAAGATTACCCGGCCGCTGGCCAGCGCCAACAGTTGCCTTGACCCTGTGCTCTACTTCCTGGCCGGGCAGAGGCTTGTCCGCTTTGCCCGAGATGCAAAGCCACCCACAGACCCCAACCCTACTACCCGGGCTCGGCGCCGGCTGGGCCTGCACAGGTCTGGCAGAACTGATGCCAAGAGGACAGATTTGTCAGCCAGCAGTGAGGACTCCAGGCGGACAGAGTCCACACCGGCTGGGAACGAGAACACTAAGGACATCCGGCTCTAGGACCTGACCCCTCAGGCCTGTGCAAGTTTATATGGAGGGAGCTGTAAGGGACCAGGGCTTGTTCAAATGGGACAGTGTACCCAGAAATTGACCATCTGTGACTGTCACTTGGCAGGGCCTCGGGATACTTTCCTTACGGTCCAGACAGTCAGCTGCCATCATTTGTATGTGTGAGTTGGGTAATAAGATTTCAAAACAGACACATGTTTAGGGCCAGTGCCACCTGACTCCCATGCAGATGGTTGGCTGATCCTGTCAAGGTATCTAGACTGGAATCCAGCCTGATCAAGTCAAATGGAGAAGGCCCTGAGAGGAAGGAGATGTACCAGGGTCAAACAGCAGTCTAGACCTGAGATAGCTACAGTGGAGCAGAGTCACAGGTTAATCAGAGGGCCCTGGTGAGGAGTCAGGGTCGAGCTCCCACAGCAGTCTGGGGTGGGACTAGGTGCTTAGTGGACTCAGCTTAGAGGAGTACTCCTAGCCCGAGAGATGAACATCTGGGAACTGATGTGATAAACCCATCTGGAGGCTCCCAGCCTACAGCCTACACTTAGAGGCTGTAACTGAAACTAAAGATTATGCTGCTTGTTGAGCTGTGCTCTGTTGTTTGGTCAGAGGATGGGGATGCAGCCTGGGAGGGTTTCAACACCCCTTAAAAGCCTTTCTCCAGCCTGTTCTCTTCTGCCATCTGCTTTCCCACTGGCTGCTTCAGGGGAGTTTCACATCAGGGATCCCTCTGTAGGCCTCAGGTGCTCTCCCACTTTAAAGCCAGTTGGTTTCTGTGCCAAGAGTCAGGTGGGGTTCCAGTCCTTGGAGTTCCCCAATTTAGGTAACAACCAGTTATATGCTGGTTATTGTTAAACCTTTTAAGTAGATCTCTGGCAGCAGGGAACCCCTTATTTGTAGCATTGCCAATGATACAAATATTCCTACTATACACAATTTCAAATTACCAAAGCAATGGCAACCTCTttgcaaaattcctgaaaatttgaCTGTTGACAAGTACAAGTTGCTCCAGCATACCTCGGGATGATGCTGAGTGGTTGGGGCTGTGGGCCAGCAGGTCAGGGAATGCTGGAGTGGTGGGTGCTCCTGAGCTGTGGCTTCTGAGAAAGCAGTTCACTGAAACATCCAGGTACCAGACAATCCTAAACAAAGACATGCAGATAGAGGGTGGGTGTGCAAGGGACCATAGCAGGTTGGCAGGTGGCACTCAGGCTCAAGAGAAAGATAAGGCCACGGGCCAGATCACAAGGAGGCTGAGCcagtcttccttctttttccGACCACGAAGCTTCCTTTGCACTGGctaagtgagagagagagagtcacgTCTCTTCCCATCTAGGCCTTGGCCTTCTGGGAAAATCCCAGCTACAGCTGATGGTTGGTGTTCAAGCTGGGTTAACATAGGGGGTGGGTCTCACTTGTGACAAGTGTTGGGTCCACTCTGAGCTGATTTATGGAGCTCAACTAGCCAAGGCCAGGGCCAGGGAAGAACAACAGGCTTCACTTTTGACCTCCAGGACAGGAACTCAGTTGTCTCCCTCTAGGAGAACCCTTGCCCTGTGAGCCCCCTCTGCCCAAGAAAAGGGCCCTTTTCCTCACCCCACCTCTACCTGCCTCCTACAGTATCTCCACCCTTTCCACTCTGCTTTGCCAAAGGCAGGGCATCCCCAGGGGTTGCTCTGTTTATGCTTGTTGTTCTGAGAGTCTcgctacattgcccaggctggcctcaaactcctggactcaagtgatcctcctgcctcagcttttgaAGTAGCTGGTACCATAGGCATGGGGTTGTTTTACTTAAAGCCCCATTCTACACCTCCCTCAGGTGACAGGGACTGGTTACAGGCCATGACCCAAGTGATTACTTTATATTGTGCAATCCTGGGTGACCTGCCCAGAAGAGTGTGAGATGTTCACCTGCCACCTTCTAGGTTCTATATTTTTGTTAATGTAGCCAGAGCTTCTTGGATCTTTCTTGGTTACTACCTCACACAGACTGTCCTGGGTCTTTTTGGTAGGCCAGAGCCTATCTTTTCCTACTCACTGCTGTGCAGGCTGAACCCCATCAGTGTTTATATGGAGTCCCTCTGAAGCGAGAAGCTCTGATGGCCAGGAGTGTGAAGGCTGACTCTGACCCTCACCCCTGCTGAGACCTAGAGATGGGGAGTTGCACATCATGACTTTGGGACACTTTACTGTGCATCTGTGGTTGGCTGCCAGGACCCTGGATTCCCCTAGTCCCCATTCCTTTCATGTCCTGCCCACCTACCCCTCCTGCCCACCTACCCCTCTCAGTGACCCTGAGAGCCCAGTGCCCCAAGTGGAGGCAGGCAATGCTATGGTTTGGTCCTAGGAAGCTTTCCTTGAACAATTGCTTGCAGATTTCTAAGGATCTGGGACTGGAGGGACGGGTGGCTCACCCACCATCTATTCCTGTGGCAGGCATGAGTGGGGTGAGAAATGGAGACCCTAGGGGACCCAAGGACAGGACCCAGGGTCCCACCTCCAGACCTCAACCAGACTGTCTGGCCCTCTATATGGACATCTGGCCTTGCTGCTCAGTGCCCAGTCCACACGCCTGGTGGCTGAGGTTCCTCTGATTCCTGTGCTATTTTCAGCCCAAGTAAGACCAAGATTTTCCACTCCTGGCCCCAGACCATTGTCCAACAGTGACATGGGGTGACCTGCCTATCCTTAAAATATCTCCCCTAACCTCTGGACCTCCCtgccctttccctttctccccaCCCTGACATCACTTCCTAGGGCTGTTGACTACTAAAGGACACTGTGAAAGGCCACATGAGTCGCCCAGCCTGCTAACAGGACCCCAGGGATTTTCCAGCCCAGCCACAGGCCTCAAGGCCAGAAAAGGGGCGGGGTCTTGTCCAAGGTCACTGAGCAGGTCAGCGTGGCGCCTGGATGTGGGCCAGAGGCTCAGACTGCTCCTGCGGCTGTGCCACCCAGTCTGGAGCAGATCAGTGCCTGTGTAGGAATCCTGTGTCACCCACACTGCACAGCTCTTTCCCAGAGCCaaggggcagaggccagggacaTAGGCAGGGGGCCGGAGGGAGTGAGGTGAGAGTCAGGCTTGCTGGCCTCTCTGCAGCTGCTTTTTCAGTGACCTCTGTGTGACAGTGCATGGCCCCTGGCACATGGGAGTCTCTCCCCTAGGTGGCAGGCATCCCCTGACTCGCTGGGGATCCACAGGACAGTCCCACATCCAAGATTAAGAAAGACCCTCGATGACATGCTCCCCACACATGGCTGTTCCAGTCTAGTTCCCGGTCAAGCCACCAAAGCTGCCTTTCTGTCCACCTCATCATGGCAGATTTGGGCTGGTCTGTTTCACATCAGGCACACGGGgcatggggtggggctggggactcAGGTATTGACCCATGTCCCAAGCACCATGCAAGACTTTCCCAGGCATCATGTTGTTTATCCTTCATGCCCACCTCAAACAGTGGACATTAGTCTCTGCATTTAGCAGTGAGGACAGAGGAGAGGGGAGCCAAGGGCTTGCTCCAGGTGACACACACAGCAGGTGAGACCAGGGCCCCCTGATGTTCCCATGATTCCCTTCCCAGTGTCCCACACCACTCAACCTCTGCAGGGCAGGAGGGTCTGGACGCCACCCTTGGCATGATTCAGAACCAGGAAGCCCCTCCAGCAGGGATGGGGTTAGGAGCCCAGATTCTGCACCAAGACCCACCTGGGTTGCAATGTCACCTTCCATTTTCCAGCCATGGCACCTTGGGTGAGTTAATCCTGTAGTGCCTCGATTTCCTTATTTAAGTGAGATGCTACCTCCCTTGCAGGGCTTTAGGAAGCTCACCTGAGTGACCCACGAAGCGCTTAGTGCAGTGCCTAGCGTGTGGTATTTCCACACCTGACACTGAACTAGGAACCATGGAGGCAAGTGGGGGTGGGACGGTGGGGGGCTGCCTTCCCGAGGTTGATGTAATTTAATAAATACACACACTgagataaatgtttgaagaagaAGACAGTGTGCCTGGCCAGCGAGCAGCCCCTGGGGGCCTGATGCCCAGTACCCCTGAGGCTCAGGTTTCcccaggctgtggcaggagggaAGCAGGAACATCCTGGTTGAGGTGtggccctccctctgccctgcctggccctggtgGCTTTCAGGCACACAAGCCTGTAtatatttccagaactttttccaGGTGCCTACCTGGAGGGCAACAGAGAGGGGACAGTGGAAGGCGGAAGCAACCGAGGAAAGTACCCCTAATTCAAGCTGCAGGAGCCAGCCCCTTTGGGGTAGAGAGCTCTGGCCCACTTGGCAGCAGGCTTAGGTATTTCTTTCTCGCTGGCAGTGCCCACCATGGTGGTCTGCAGCCACCCCTTGGTTCAACAAAGATCCAGGATGGTAGGAGTGGCCTGGAGTTGGTCCAGAGGGGGCAATGATTGGGCAGCTTTTGCTGTGTGACCTGAAACCACCTGCCTCTCTCTCTGGGCTGCTGCTTCCCAATTCCAGTTTTCCCCACCTCAGGTAAGGCAACCACTGCTGCCTACACCTTCAGGGTCACGAACAACCAAGCCCACTGGGCTGTCAATTCAGGGGACTGGCAGTGAGCCCTCCCAGGGTCAAGTGACCAGAGAGACGGAGTGATCATGGCCACCACACAGTGCCACACTGTAGAAAGCTGGGCTGCTCCTGCCTCCAGTGAGCGGAGGGCGGAGCTGGATCAGGAGCGACTGGGTTACAGGGTGGAGGTTGTGTTGGGGTGAGAGGAAGTGTGGGAATCAAGCCCCCCAGGAACATTCCTACCCTCCTCTGCCCTGCTGCTCTGTGCCTGGGCATGCCACTTCTCCTCTCCGGGCCTCAGGTGCCCATCCTGGATCACACTGGACTCTGCTCAGCTCCTCTTCCTTCTGGAAGGGCTTTCTGGGCTTGCCTATGTTGGATCCAGCTCAGCCAGGTGTCTGTCTGGGCCCTGTCCCAACCAGGAACAATGGGCCAGGTGGGGACAGTCACTCTTCAGTAGAACCATGTTCCATCCACTCCCCTAGACTATTTTCAGCCTTTGAAGAGGGAGTCAGAAAAGGATTTTCCACTCCCAGCACAATGACTGCCCTGGACCATTGTCCAGCATTGAGTGGGTGATCCACCCGCCCCAAAATATCCCCTACCCTACCCTCTGGACCTCCCTACCCTGCTGCTCATCCTGACATCATTTCCTTGAACTGTTAACTCCTGAAGGCTACTGTGGAACAGCAGGTGAGAACTCTGAGGCACATGACCAGTTGAAATGAGTTTCTTTCCTGGCAGGGACCTCAGGGATTGTTTGGCTGCTGAGTGAGACTATAGGTTCAAAGAGGGCTTTGCCTCATCCAAGGTCACATAGCAGTCAGGATGGAGCCTAGTGGGAGCCCAGCGCTCTGTGACTGCTCCTGCTTCCTCATTAACTCCAGTCTGTGTCCAGAGGAATTGAGTGCTTCCATCTTTGAAGATGTAGGATGGGCCTCCAGGGAATAAACCTGAGT
This portion of the Ictidomys tridecemlineatus isolate mIctTri1 chromosome 4, mIctTri1.hap1, whole genome shotgun sequence genome encodes:
- the P2ry2 gene encoding P2Y purinoceptor 2 → MEVGLDLWNDTVNDTWDGDELGYRCRFNEDFKYVLLPVSYGVVCVLGLCLNVVALYIFLCRLKTWNASTTYMFHLAVSDALYAASLPLLVYYYARGDHWPFSTVLCKLVRFLFYTNLYCSILFLTCISIHRCLGVLRPLRSLRWGRARYARRVAALVWVLVLACQAPVLYFVTTSARGSRITCHDTSAPELFSHFVAYSSVMLGLLFAVPFATILVCYVLMARRLLQPAYGSTGGLPRAKRKSVRTIALVLAVFALCFLPFHVTRTLYYSFRSLDLSCHTLNAINMAYKITRPLASANSCLDPVLYFLAGQRLVRFARDAKPPTDPNPTTRARRRLGLHRSGRTDAKRTDLSASSEDSRRTESTPAGNENTKDIRL